From Vidua macroura isolate BioBank_ID:100142 chromosome 30, ASM2450914v1, whole genome shotgun sequence, one genomic window encodes:
- the LOC128820718 gene encoding olfactory receptor 14J1-like yields the protein MSNSSSISHFLLLALAETRQLQLLHFCLLLGISLAALLGNGLIISAVACGHHLHTPMFFFLLNLALSDLGSICTTVPKAMHNSLWDTSTISYTACAAQLFFFLLFISAEYFLLTIMCYDRFVSICKPLHYGTLLSSRACAHMAAAAWASAFLNALLLTANTFSLPLCHGNALGQFFCEIPQILKLSCSKSYLREHGFIAASACLALGCFVFIVFSYVQIFRAVLRIPSEQGRHKAFSTCLPHLAVVSLFISTGAFTYLKPPSMSSPSLDLALSVLYSVVPPALNPLIYSLRNQELKAAVRRMMTGCFQEH from the coding sequence atgtccaacagcagctccatcagccacttcctcctgctggcactggcagagacgcggcagctgcagctcctgcacttctgcctcttgctgggcatctccctggctgccctcctgggcaacggcctcatcatcagcgccgtagcctgcggccaccacctgcacacgcccatgttcttcttcctgctcaacctggccctcagcgacctgggctccatctgcaccactgtccccaaagccatgcacaattccctctgggacaccagcaccatctcctacacagcatgtgctgcacagctctttttctttctgctcttcatCTCAGCAGAATATTTCCtcctgaccatcatgtgctacgaccgcttcgtgtccatctgcaaacccctgcactacgggaccctcctgagcagcagagcttgtgcccacatggcagcagctgcctgggccagtgcctttctcaatgctctgctgctcacagccaatacattttccttgcccctgtgccatggcaatgccctgggccagttcttctgtgaaatcccacagatcctcaagctctcctgctccaaatcctatCTCAGGGAACATGGGTTCATTGCTGCTAGTGCTTGTTTAGCACTTGGTTGTTTTGtattcattgttttctcctatgtgcagatcttcagggctgtgctgaggatcccctctgagcagggacggcacaaagccttttccacctgcctccctcacctggccgtGGTCTCTCTGTTTATCAGCACTGGGGCATTTACCTACCTGAAGCCCCCCTCGatgtcctccccatccctggatctggccctgtcagttctgtactcggtggtgcctccagccctgaaccccctcatctacagcctgaggaaccaggagctcaaggctgcagtgaggagaaTGATGACTGGATGCTTTCAGGAACATTAA